The Mesorhizobium sp. B2-8-5 genome segment ACCTGAAGTTCAATCTCGACATGGAAGGCGAGATGATGGACGCGATCCTGAAGGGCGGCGACGCCCAGACGGTGGCGACGGACTGGCTGAAGAAGCATCCTGACGCGGTCGCGCCCTGGATTGCCGGCGTCACCACTTTCGATGGCGGCGACGCGGCCGCTGCCGTCAAGACCGCGCTCGGAGGTTGAGCCGGCTTTGAATCCGGAACGATGATCCGGAAGAGGGCAGCCAGATAGAAAAGGCTGCCCTTTTTTCTTAAAGCGCATCGCGCTTTAAGTCTCTGTTTTACGCATGCCATTTTCCCAAAACCGCTGCACACTTTTGGGTGACATGCGTTAAGCTGCGAGAAGCTGACCGTGCGGCAAGCGCGGCAAAGCCGAGAGGGGAAAGATGGATCCGATTTCGAAATTCCTGACCGACTACAAAATCCCGATCGGGCCGTGGGGCAAGGCCTTCTTCGGCTTCCTGACCGACAATTTCGACACCATCTTCCGGGCGTTTTCAAACGGGCTGAACTTCATCCTCGACGGGGCGGTGGATCTGCTGCTGGTGGTCCCGCCCGTGCTTCTGGCGCTGGTCATCGCGATCATCGCCTGGCTGCTGCAGCGTTCGCGGCCGCTCGCCATCGGCGTCTTCCTGGGTCTGATCTTCATCATCAACCAGAATCTGTGGAAGCAGACGGTCCAGACGCTGGTGCTGGTGGTTGCCGCCGCCGCCATGGCCATGGCGATCGGCGTGCCGCTCGGCATCTGGGCCGCGCACAAGCCGAAGGTCTACCGGGTCATGCTGCCGGTGCTCGACCTGATGCAGACGCTGCCGACCTTCGTCTACCTGATCCCGGTGCTGACGCTGTTCGGCCTCGGCAACGCACCCGGCCTGATCGTCACCATCATCTTCGTCATCCCGACAGCCGTGCGCCTCACACATCTCGGCGTGGTTTCAGTGCCCAAGGCAATCGTCGAAGCGGGCGAGGCGTTCGGCGCCACCAAGCGCCAGCTTCTGTGGAAGGTGGAGCTGCCGTCGGCGCTGCCGACCATCATGGCGGGCCTGACGCAATCGATCATGCTGTCGCTGTCGATGGTGGTGTTCGCCGCCCTGATCGGCGCCGGCGGCCTCGGCACGGAAATCAACCGCGCGCTCGGCTCGCGCCGCATCGATCTCGGGCTTGAGGCGGGCCTCGCCATCGTCGTGCTCGCCATCGTGCTCGACCGCATGACCCGCATCGGCGCTGGAGGCAAGAAATGACCGTCGCGGTTGATTTCAAGAATGTGGACATCGTCTTCGGCGCCGATCAGGCAGGTTCGCTGG includes the following:
- the choW gene encoding choline ABC transporter permease subunit; the encoded protein is MDPISKFLTDYKIPIGPWGKAFFGFLTDNFDTIFRAFSNGLNFILDGAVDLLLVVPPVLLALVIAIIAWLLQRSRPLAIGVFLGLIFIINQNLWKQTVQTLVLVVAAAAMAMAIGVPLGIWAAHKPKVYRVMLPVLDLMQTLPTFVYLIPVLTLFGLGNAPGLIVTIIFVIPTAVRLTHLGVVSVPKAIVEAGEAFGATKRQLLWKVELPSALPTIMAGLTQSIMLSLSMVVFAALIGAGGLGTEINRALGSRRIDLGLEAGLAIVVLAIVLDRMTRIGAGGKK